Genomic DNA from Hordeum vulgare subsp. vulgare chromosome 2H, MorexV3_pseudomolecules_assembly, whole genome shotgun sequence:
caatggtaacaaaggtgcagcaaagtggcccaatcccttttgtagcaagggacaagcctggacaaactcttataggaggtaaagcactcccgaggacacatgggaatttctgtgaagctagttttcatcatgttcatatgattcgcgttcgctactttgatagtttgatatgtgggtggaccggtgcttgggtgctgcccttatttggacaaacatcccacttatgattaacccctctcgcaagcatccgtaactacgaaagaagaattaagacaaagtctaaccatagcattaatctagtggatccaaatcagccccttacggagcaacgcataaactagggtttaagcttttgtcactctagcaacccatcatctacttactactatccaatgccttcctctaggcccaaataatggtgaagagttatgtagtcggcgttcacataaaaccactggaggaaaaacaacatacaacgcatcaaaatatcgaacgaataccaaattcacatgactacttatagcatgacttatcccatgttctcaggaacaaaagtgactactcacaaagcataatcatgttcatgaccagagaggtattgaatagcatcatagatctgaacatataatcttccaccgagtaatccaactagcatcaactacaaagagtaattaacactactagaaccttacaagtaccaatcggagtcgcgagacggagattggttacaagagatgaactagggtttggagatgagatggtgatgatgaagatgttgatggtgatgagtcccctccgatgagaggagtgttggtgatgatgatagcaacggtttccccctccgagagggaagtttccccggcaggacgaccctgccagagctctagatcggttctgctcaagttccgcctcgtgttggcggtgattcctcccgaaagcctcctcttgatttttttctggaatgaaacccttcttatagcaaaagaggggagccagagggccagcagggagcccacaagccccctaggcgcggccaggggggtaggcagcgcctagcaggcttgtagcctcctagtggctcccctctggtacttcttcggcccagtattttttataaattccaaaataattccttgttgattttcacggcttttggagttgcgcagaataggtatctcaaacttgctcctttttcaggccagaattccagctgccggcattctccctcttcatataaaccttgcaaaataaaagagaaaagtcataagtattgtcacgtgaagtgtaataacagcccataaggcgataaatatcaacagatgcaaaatggacatatcaggttCTCTACGGTTTATTCGTAGTGTAGCGGAAGGCGGTTCGTCTGAGCAACTGAGTGGGTGTTGCAGTTTCCGTGCGTGGCAACCGCCCAGCGGGTGTGGCACTGGTAGACTCCTCGGTTCCTCAACCGTGAGTGGGTTTTTCCATGGACTAATTTAATTGCTGCTACACCTATTGCGTCAAATGGCAGTTCTATTCTGAATTTACGTGCCCTAGTTGTAGGTTTTGTAGGTGGTAATCATGGCAGATAGACCAAGTTGGACTAGCGGTAGTCCACAATGTACATGATGTGAAGGCAAAACAGCCCTGCAATGAGATAATTGCATATATCATTGTTATTTTTGAGGCAGCAATTAGTTACCAAATCATAGTGCACATTTTTCCGTCCGCGAGAGGCATGTTGTGCTAACTATAGAGACACGGCagtgcctctcttttttcttcgaGAAGCACGGTTGTGCTTCCGCCATAGGCACGGTTTTGCTATCGTGAGATGCACGGCCTTGCGGGACAGGCACCCGacaagaggcacggtttttccTTCACTGCCTCTATGTCTATGATGCGTAAGCCGTCTGTTCACCCTACAAATGTCACCAATGACATGACGCTTGTAGAGGCACGGCTGTGGGGATAGCACGTAGCGAAGCCTCTAGAGTCACGCACGTGGGGTTCTCTGTGGTTGATTCGTAGTGTAGCGGAAGGCAGTTCGTCCGAGCAACGTAGTGTGTTTTGCAGTTTATGTGCATGGCAATCGCCTAGCGGGAGTGGTAGTGGTAGACTCCTCGGTTCCTCAACCGTGAGTGGGTTTTTCCATGGACTAATTTAATTGTTGCTACACCTATCGCGTCAAATGGCAGTGCTATTCTGAATTTACGTGCCCCAGCTGTGGATTTTGTAGGTGGCAATCATGGCAGATAGACCGAGTTGGACTAGCGGTAGTCCAGAATGTACATGATGTGAAGGTAAAAATTGCCCTGCAATGAGATAAGGCATATATCATTGTTATTTTGAGGCAGCAATTAGTTACCAAATCATATTGCACATTTTCCTTCTGCGAGAAGCATGTTGTTCTAACTCTAGAGACACTGCagtgcctctcttttttctttgagAAGCATGGTTGTTCTTCCGCCATAGGAACGGTTTTGCTATCAGGAGATGCACGGCCTTGTGGGACACGCAccctgcgagaggcacggttttttccTTCACTGCCTCTATGTCTATGACGCGTAACCCATCTATTCACCCTACAAATAGAGGCCTTCTCGCATGGCATGGAACCTCCTCGACATACAATCGACAACGCCAGTGTGCCCGCTGATCGTTTTCCACAAAAACCCTTCTGCAGGCTATGGGGTGCATCAGAGAAATCAAGGAGGTTCAGGCTCACGGCACCACCAAGCTGCACGTAATCCACACCAACGATTTGCGGAAGGTCAAGGCCATCATCGATCAGTACGATCAGCACCTCCAGATACAACACAACAAGATCGTCGGAGTTGATGTGGAGTACACCTATGAGGCAGCGCACAAGCAGAAGGCCGCCCTCACCCAGTTGTCCATCGACAAGACCCAGCCGGTGCTGCTATGCATACTGATCACCGCGGAACACAGGTGCACGGTTTTCGACAACTTCCTCCTTGACTCAAGGTACACTTTTGTTGGCTTTTCCAAAGATCAGGATATTGAGAAGCTGGACCGCGTGGGCCTGCATATCATGCACTTTGTCGACATCCAGAAGCAATGGAGGGTGCCCGAAAGCACCAAGTATTTGGACTCGCTTGGTGACGTCTCCAGCATGCTCATTGATGACTACTACATGAGCATGAAGCAGAAGCTTAAAAACAAAGATCACAAGCGTTGGGCGTGCATGCCCTTGTCCATGAAGCATGTCCAGTATGCAGGAAAGGACGCTTACACCGCGTACGAGATATGGAGTCGCATCACCGTCACTCAGGATGGACTTCGCTGCGCAATGCTGGAGAAGTCCAAGAAGCGTGGCAGGACCTGGGAAGATGACGGTTGGTGAAGATTTGGATGGATTGCTTTCTAGTTATATTAGATTGCTGATCACATTGGCTTTACATTACATCAGGTaggttgttttctttttcaaaacAAAGATTTTCTTGTCGTTGTAGTTTCCCTTGTAATCATGCATTTGCTTATGGAGTAAACAAGTTCATTTCAGTTCTATGGTACAACAAGTATGAACAAGTTTAAACGTATAAGAGTTAATGTGTGATTTTTAGTTATAGTTTtgcgaattttccagccacacctTCATTGCCAAAAGCTATTGCTCCCCACCTTGCAAACATTTCATCGGAATTGTACACCCTTGGACAGTCGTGCCCGGGTAATGTGAAAAATTGGATGACAGGTTCACACATAGAATCACGGCTGCAAGGCCAAAATAAGAACGCCTTGTCATTAAGAAAACTCACGGGCCTTCGTGATAGGCACGGTTTTGGTATCGGGAGATGCATGGCCTTGCGGGAGAGGCACCCTGCGAGAGGTATGATTTTTCCTTCACTGCCTCTATGTCTATGACGCGCAACCCATCTGTTCACCCTACAAATGTCACCAGTGATAGGTCGGTTGTAGAGGCATGACTGTGGTGTTACTGGAGAGGCACTCCATGTGAAAACAGTACACGAGTATCAGAGGTGCACTATTAGAGGCACTCTTATTATTAGAGGCACGTCTATACGTGTAGAAAACGCACATCACCTAACCCTTGTTCAACATGTTTTCTGTCGCTCCGCTTGTTCTGAAACAAATACTAGAACATAAATATCAGAGGTGCAGCGCCAGCAGGACAAAAGAATCACACCTTTTCATTAAGGATGCACATGGTTTTACTAGTTGGACTACCACGATGTGAAGGTTCATGATGTGAATGCAAAAACAGCCCTGCAATGAGATAAGTGCCTAATATCATTGAGAGGCATGGTTGTGCCTCCgccagaggcacggttttgctatcGGAGATGCACGGCCTAGCGGTACAAGCACccggcgagaggcacggttttttctTCACTGCCTCTATGTCTATGACACGTAACCCACCTATTCACCCTACAAATGTCACCAGTGACATGTCGCTTGTAGAGGCACGGCCGTGGTGTTACTGGAGAGGCACTCCATGTGAAAACAGTACACGAGTAGGGCGGCCGATTATTAGCGGCATGTCTATACGTGTAGAAAACGCACGTCACCTGACCCTTGTTTAAGATGTTTTCTGTCACTCTGCTTGTTCTGAAACGAATACCGGAACATAAATATCGGAAGTGAAACGCCATTAGGGCAAAATAATCACGCCTTTTCATTAAGGATACACACGGGTTTACAAATTGGACTACCATGATGTGAAAGTTCATGATGTGAATGCAAAAACAGCACTGCAATGAGATAAGTGCCTAATATCATTGTTATTTTTGACGCACCAATTAGTTACCATATCATAGTGATAGCATAAGCAAGGTTTTCCATCCGCGTGAGGCACGATTTccctttcgcgagaggcacgtttTGCTCTCTTTAGAGGCACGGACGTGCCTCTCAGAAATGATAAGAGACTCTGCTCTTTATTCGGAGAGATGCACGGTCGTGCATGTCGGAAACATACCGTGTCAATTTCAGTTATGGTATTAGTAATGTTTTCAGCTACACCTTCGTTATCAAAGGTACAGCTCCGCACCTTTGACAAAGGTACACCCTTGGACGGTTGTGCCCGGGTAATGTGGTATCGTAGAAAATTGGAATGACATGTTCACACAGAGGATCATGGCCGCACGACCAACACAAGCACGCCTTTTCATTAAGAGTACGCATGGCTTTTTAGTATAGCTAAGAAACGACGCAAAACTTGAACGCTTGTTTGTGCAAGTAGTGCAAGCACCACACTTCACACAGTTTTCCTATAGAGATCAGCAACTACAAGTGAGAGCAACTCCTTATTAGCCACGACTCCCTTGTTGATTGTGAAGAGCATAACCGAGTCTATTGTAAATTCAGTTGCATGTGTCGAAGCAAAAAACCCGAATATTGCCAACCTTCCATCTTTTTGCAAGCAGTATGTGCCAGGGAATTCGACAGAACCACAAAGTTCAACAAGTATGATCCTGCCCTTTGGAGGAAAATATCGATCCTTCATCCTTAGAGCACGGGCAACAATAGTAGGTATTTTCTGTACAAAAAAAAATTGATGTAAGTTGTGAAATTGAATCAAGGGGAATGACATTTGGAGAAACAACAAATGACTAACCAAACGGCCTTGGTGAACATTGCTAAAATTTAGACAGTGCATGAAGGCAATTAGAGGGGTGTCTTTAGCACTTAAACGAGGCTGGTCACGTACACCATTTAAGTATATGAAAGTTTTATACCTCGGTGTAGAGATTCTTGTCTAGGTAGTTTCTTTGGGATATACTGAGGTCTTCAAGAGCTAAAGCAATAAAATCATCTATAAGTCAACGTGTCTGAATCAAAAAAATTGTGGCATAACAGTAAAAATAAATATTCAATCCTACAATATTCGTCGAGATTCAGATGGCATGATCTTTTTATAGGCGAGTCTAACGTACCAACAGAAGGATTGGGAACGGCTTTGTGACTCCCTTGAGCTTCATTCAACTCCATTTCAATGTGAAAGAAGAAGTCTTCGCCTTGCAAATCCAGTTTAATAATATCACCGTAACAAAGATCATAGTCGTGTATCATATTTTCCCACCCAGGACCATGAAACTTGGACCTGTCAGCGCTATCGGTAAACTTAATATTGTATGGCAACTCCTCGTCGGTGCCAAACACAAGGTTAAAACCATCATTTTCAAAACCCTCATCTAAAGCTTCATCTTGCGAAAATGAAATCAAAGAGAGGACCTGCTTCCGGTAATAGCAAGGGACATACTGCCaaataagaagaaaaaataagtatCCATCATATAGCAAAACAACCATGACAAAAAGCTACTAACAAGAATGATTATGTGTCACTATTTATATCTCTTATATTGCAAGACTAATATTATTGCTTATGTAAGAACGGTAGAAGCAAAGCCACAAAACAAAATGTTCTTGTTACCGGTACCCAATATTTACCAGGTATGACTCATAACAACGAGGCAAAGGGACAATCATGAATAAGTGGTCAACAGCGGATTCACCACCATGACAACCAAGGTTCGAGCTAACATTGCAGTTCATCGCTGTCTGTCAATATAAAACAATATATAAGACTGAGATGCAGTAGATTTATGACAATATGTGTAAATAAAACAATATATAAGACTGAGTTGCAACATAATTGGAAAAAAATTACGTAAATCTTTGACGACATGTGTAACCGTTTATGCCAAGACTATGCATCAGTGTTATATACCCAATCTAATTTAAAAAGAGGAAATAGTTATGTACATCCTTTGATGTTAATGTTTATATATTGAAAAGTTCACACATCTACCACTAGTGGTAGAGATTGGATATTTAAAACAGGTAACATATGTAGGAATCCCACGTACGCTAGCTAAATCACATTGCAAAAAAGGGTGGAGATCTAAGTAAGACATACGAACTGTAGACCGAAAGAGGGGAATGCGCTAAACTGAAAGAACCAGATCTGATGATAAAGTGGAAGAGCAAGTAACTCTATTTACAAGATACATAGAGGCTCGTATTGACGGAGTAATTATTGGAGAAAAGAGAGAGGTAAATGTAGAAAAAGAGATGCCGCTTCGCCACACCAAATCACACGCATAGATATAAAACAGGTAACATATGCAGGAATTCGACGTACGCTAGCTAAATCACACTGCAAAAAAGAGTGGAGATCTAAGTAAGACATACGAACCGTAGACAAAAAGAGGGGAACACGCTAAACTGAAAGAACCAGATCTGATGATAAAGTGGAAGAGCAAGTAACTCTATTTACGAGATATAGAGAGGCTTGTATTGACGAAGTAATTATTGGAGTAAAGTGAGTGTGGTGGTAAGTACACGTTTTCCGACGTTTGGTGGTGGAGTAGGACCATGTGAAAACTCCCTGCGAAGTCTTGCCTACTGACATGTGGGTCAGCTTCCCGATGAACCCACGTGTCAGCATTAGAACTGCAGGGTGCGAAATGGCGTCTAGGTCCTCAACCCTGCTTCCATATATCCTGGAGTGTTGGTGCGGGTaccaccacactcactttccccattcATTCATCCCGATCTTGCTGCTTCGATTCTGCTCTCCTCCTATCTCCTTCCCCTCAAAGATCCCCATCGAATCCTCGGGAAAAGGTGATTCCCTAACATAAATATTTCCATAACTATGTTCCTTGTAGTATTCTCCTCCGATTCATccaattttttttgttaaatcttCTTATTATGCTACAATTTTTACATCTTAGATTATTTACATATTATAGAAACCCTAGCTCAAACTTGTGTATTGAATAGTTAGTGTGTATTGAATAGTCATTCTCTGAAATGCAGGATGACACCGTTGATTTACGTTGAGGTTTCCACTGAGTCGGCGGCGAAGCGTGAACGCGAACTTATTGATGAAAAAAATGAACTACTGGGTGGCAGCGGTTGATGCGTTGAATGCAGCGTGTAGAGCCTTTTCAAACTACTATTTTTATAAGGACGTTGCGTAAAAATAATCGACAAAAAGGAGAGTGGGATCACCAAGCTGAAGAAGAGGGAAAAATATTGTCGACGTGATCTTGCAATACAAGTTGCACTCTGTGCAACAAGGGAAGAGCAGGAACAGTTTAACATTCACAACTGTGGCCAGGTCATTGATTGGTTAGTAAAGCAACCTTTTTTGCCACTATCGAAGAAGGCTTCTCGTTGGgcatgggtcaaagaaagaaatgatGTCATTTGCTGCAATTCTGGACCTAACGACAATGAGGCTATGTAATTTTTGTCATTTGGCACTACAATGACATGTATCCATCAGCCTGTTATCtaatctttatcatttgaactatgtaatctGGATCATTTGAACTATATAATtgatgcctcttgagcttgcgttgttttttcccttgaagaggaaagggtgatgcagcataggagcagtaagtatttccctcagtttgagaaccaatgtatcaatccagtaggagaatcgagttcaagtccaaagtacctacgcaaacacaaaagagcttgcacccaacgctataaaggggttgtcattcccttcaagattgattgctaagtgacatctgaaggtggaaagtgcaatgaagtaaaagtgtaaggctgaaaatatggtgtgaagtagacccgggggccatagtgttcactagaggcttctctcaaaatagcaaataatacggtgggtgaacaaattactgtcgagcaattgatagaaccgcgcaaagtcatgacgatatctaaggcaatgatcatacatataggcatcacgtccgagacaagtagacggatactttctgcatctactactattactccacacatcgaccgctatccagcatgcatctagtgtattgagttcatgacgaacagagtaacgccttaagcaagatgacatgatatagagggataaactcaaaccaatgatgaaaaccccatctttttacccttgatggtaacaacacgatgcgtgcctcgctgccccttctgtcactgggagaggtcaccgcacggtatgaacccaaaaccaagcacttctcccattgcaacaatcatagatcaagttggccaaacaaaacccacaactcgaagagaattacatggatattaaatcatgcatataagagatcagataaaactcaaataagattcatagataatctgatcataaatccaaaattcataggatctcgacaaacacaccgcaaataagattacatcggatagatctccatgaagatcatggagaactttgtattgaagatccaagagagagaagaagccatctagctactagctatggacccgaaggtttatggtgaactactcacgcatcatcggagaggtcatggtgttgatgaagaagccctccgtatccgaatctcccctctggcaggatagcagaacgtgccccagatgggatcttgcggagacagaagcttgcggcggcggaaaagtattttcgtggatctctctcgcagttttggtatttttctgaatttataggcggaaaaggtagggagacgagccacagggggcccacaagcctgctaggcgcgacccccctgaccgcgtctagggggcttgtggggtcccctggtggcccttgccttggttctcaagtctcatgcgtatcttctattccggaaaaaaatcttttcggaagttttattccgtttggacaccgtttaaaatcctcctctgaaaagggtcaaaaatgcggaaaaataggaactttcacttgggactgagttaataagttagtcccaaaaaagatataaaaggcatacaaaacatccaaagttagacaagataatagcacggaaccgtcaaaaattatagatacgttggaggcgtatcaataATCTCtatcatttgaactatgtaatctttatcgtttgaactatGTAATCCTTATCATTCATAACAAGTACACAAATAAAAGATAACGTAACAGGtgcacttcatttcatttcaTGACATGTTCACGAATTCAAGATAACATAAAGTGTTCACTACATGACAACTTCACGAATTCAAGATAACATAGGCACTTCCTCTCGTTGTGGGAGTGCAGCCTGTACAGCCACATGAGTGCAGCCACTAACAGGCACGGGAGTGCAGCCTGTACAGCCACGGGAGTGCAGCTATTAACAAGCACGGGAGTGCAGCCCCTATAGGCACGGGGCCGTAGCCCCTATAGGCAAAGGAGTGTAGCCTGTACAGGCACGGGAGTGTAGCCACTAACAGGCACGGGAGTGCAGCCCCTATAGGCACGGGTGTGCAACCCCTATGGGCATGGGAGTGCAGCCTGTACAGCCACGGGAGTGCATCCACTAACAGGCATGGGGGTGCAGCCCCTATAGGCACGAGAGTGCAGCCTGTACAGCCACGGGAGTACAACCACAAACAGGCACGGGACTGCAACCCCTATAGGCATGGGAGTGCAACCTGTACAGCCACGGGAGTGCAGCCACTAACAGGCATGGGAGTGCAGCCCTTATAGGCACGGGGCCGCAACCCCTATAGTCACGGGAGTGCAGCCCCAATAGGCACAGGCCACAGCCCCTATAGGCACGGGAGTGCAGCCCCTATAGGCACGGGAGTGCAACCTATACAGCCACGGGAGTACAACCACTAACAGGCACAGGAGTGCAGCCTATACAACCATGGGAGTGCACCCCTATAGGCATGGTGCAACAACCCCTATAGCCACGGGAGTGCAGCCTGTATAGCCACGGGAGTGCAGCCCCTATAGGCATGGGAGGGCAGCCCCTATAGGCACGGGAGCGATGCCCGTGCATACACGGGACTGAGGCCCCAATAGTCACGGGACTTAGGCCCCAATCAGCCACGGATGTAGTAAACTGTTTCCACGGTGTCCGTGTGATCAAGGGAAACACAAAAGTTCATTTCCAGGTACTTTGCTTGCTTGTGTAACACAAAAACCATGGATGCACTCCAGATAGACTCACGGCGGCCTATGAGGTAGGAGCACGGGCGTATACAAGGCAGGTCGACAACTTTGGTAACCATCATAACTGCCTAATTGTTGGAGGTTGCACCTTGCTTGATATTCTTTCCATGCACAACATTCACATGGAACAGGTTGTCAAACTTGACAACATGCTCATCTTTGATGAAATGGTCTGCTACCTTAAAGGACCGATCGCCAAGATAGTCATGAAGTGCATAAGCAACACAGAATGATGCTGGGAACAAGCCGCGTGACACTAAGAAGACGGCAACATTGTCAACCAGACCGTATTGTAGGCCTAGTTGCTCCTTCGTTGAAAGGGCAATCTCTAGGACCTTTGGTGCTCGATCATACAACTAGGAAactgaaaaaaataaagaaattaTTAACTTGACAAATAGATAATGAACAAGACAATTAAACAATCGTTTTTAAACACATAAACAGTTCAAAATATGAACAAAAACAGTAGTAATTAATAGTATGTAAGTGTTAATCATATAAACAATACTATTACAGAAACCTATTAATAGTTTGTAGTACCAAGAAAGCTAACACAAACTTgagtgaaaaaaaaaatcaacttaCAGAACGAGTGTCATCATCAACTTCATCACAATCCACTCtgcgtgtcacaccctgtttttcacgccAAGTTTTTTGTGTTGCAAAAATGAGAGCTTGTTAAAAAAATTTCAaacaatgttgtgagtgcaatgtcagcccttgtttgagtgtatgcttgcttgtttgatgactcaaacccatgaaaaacttattatttcgctatcttcaaaacccctttttcctttatatcaagatcaccttcatcatgttgggatacactactagctcatgaagccaagtggcacttccaaccaaagttggtgatctgatccaaatattattttcattcattaaaaacattcattggtgatttaaaataatattttcctattttatatctatgtctatttgtaaggccagtaatgatattcccacaaggaaaattactttcctgccttagaaaattctgagtaaattcatggaagctcagaagaacATATatcttccatatataagattttgaaccctattttatattaatattatttgagtaaaaccctgaaaaccatttctgtctattttagctttttgagatgtttccaaaggaaattatcccagtaaattcccataaaattgcaggagccctcccaaaccatattaggtgctcacctcaaatatcaccttgatccaaggtggggaagtgcacttaaagagcccaaaaccctctctgtctagagtagagttggaacaactctacattgcaaagtttctccaatggacctgaaactttgcagaggtgtttaacaccccaaatgaggactccgcaccaaagatgggatttgtgagactctgtttggccacacttactttgtaaaggacaatactggtcattttgagacattttcaagtttgcaaagccaaacttgttcaatggagctcagatttggtggaaccccatgtttttaccccaagaccaaacttgttaagtttcatttacagtggtggagtggaagcaccccaagtcactgtcaaacacctactgacaggaaggtaaaaaccctcctagccactgttttacccaat
This window encodes:
- the LOC123431426 gene encoding uncharacterized protein LOC123431426, encoding MGCIREIKEVQAHGTTKLHVIHTNDLRKVKAIIDQYDQHLQIQHNKIVGVDVEYTYEAAHKQKAALTQLSIDKTQPVLLCILITAEHRCTVFDNFLLDSRYTFVGFSKDQDIEKLDRVGLHIMHFVDIQKQWRVPESTKYLDSLGDVSSMLIDDYYMSMKQKLKNKDHKRWACMPLSMKHVQYAGKDAYTAYEIWSRITVTQDGLRCAMLEKSKKRGRTWEDDGW